The following are encoded in a window of Syngnathoides biaculeatus isolate LvHL_M chromosome 3, ASM1980259v1, whole genome shotgun sequence genomic DNA:
- the LOC133498478 gene encoding membrane progestin receptor gamma-A-like isoform X3 translates to MLSLMKLPRVVTINQVPEVFHEDGIISGYRSPCSSAMDCILSLFQLTNETLNIWTHFLPTWYFFWKLISVVLIQTAWQHTFTWPLVILIISSCIYPLASSCAHTFNSMSGRVRHVCFYFDYGALSLYSLGSAVAYSAYVFPDKWVNGIFHQCFIAVALLNSMICTGLACYSRLGLPFLHQNQDVVKRFSECQKPRFSKVLRVVAFAYPYLFDSIPLFYRLFLCEGEYCTVNNSNVFHYTHIALAFLTGFLFATHLPERLAPGSFDYIGHSHQLFHVFGVLGTQFQVMAIERDMLLRRSWLLDHSLPITFANSVGVTLLCLLVNLIILLLFSLPLLSEPVGQRKKHYIQAKAH, encoded by the exons GTTTTCCATGAGGATGGCATCATCTCTGGCTACCGTTCCCCCTGCAGCTCAGCCATGGACTGCATCTTGAGCCTCTTTCAGCTGACGAATGAGACCCTCAACATCTGGACCCACTTTTTGCCCACCTG GTACTTCTTCTGGAAACTAATAAGCGTGGTGCTGATCCAAACTGCGTGGCAGCACACCTTCACATGGCCTCTGGTGATCTTAATCATTTCCAGCTGCATATATCCACTGGCATCAAGCTGCGCTCACACCTTCAACAGCATGTCGGGACGGGTGCGACACGTGTGCTTCTATTTTGACTATGGAGCCCTTAGTCTCTACAGCCTAG GTTCTGCTGTTGCATATTCTGCTTACGTATTCCCGGACAAATGGGTAAACGGCATCTTCCACCAGTGCTTCATCGCAGTTGCCCTGCTGAATTCCATGATATGCACTGGCTTGGCCTGCTACTCCAG GCTTGGCTtaccatttcttcatcagaatcAAGACGTTGTGAAGAG aTTCTCAGAGTGCCAGAAACCAAGGTTCAGCAAAGTGCTCCGTGTTGTTGCTTTTGCCTACCCTTACCTGTTTGACAGCATTCCACTTTTCTATAGG CTGTTCCTATGTGAAGGGGAATACTGCACAGTCAACAACAGCAATGTCTTCCATTACACCCACATTGCATTGGCTTTCCTCACCGGCTTTCTGTTTGCTACACATTTACCTGAGCGCCTTGCACCTGGCAGCTTTGACTATATTG GTCACAGTCACCAACTTTTCCACGTCTTTGGTGTCCTTGGGACGCAATTCCAAGTGATGGCCATTGAGCGAGACATGCTTTTACGACGTTCCTGGCTTCTCGACCACTCCCTACCCATCACGTTTGCCAACTCAGTGGGAGTAACACTACTTTGTCTGCTGGTCAACCtaatcatcctcctcctcttcagccTACCTCTTCTCAGTGAACCAGTTGGTCAGCGAAAGAAACATTATATACAGGCAAAGGCACATTGA
- the LOC133498478 gene encoding membrane progestin receptor gamma-B-like isoform X4, with protein MAAGPSWSHVFHEDGIISGYRSPCSSAMDCILSLFQLTNETLNIWTHFLPTWYFFWKLISVVLIQTAWQHTFTWPLVILIISSCIYPLASSCAHTFNSMSGRVRHVCFYFDYGALSLYSLGSAVAYSAYVFPDKWVNGIFHQCFIAVALLNSMICTGLACYSRLGLPFLHQNQDVVKRFSECQKPRFSKVLRVVAFAYPYLFDSIPLFYRLFLCEGEYCTVNNSNVFHYTHIALAFLTGFLFATHLPERLAPGSFDYIGHSHQLFHVFGVLGTQFQVMAIERDMLLRRSWLLDHSLPITFANSVGVTLLCLLVNLIILLLFSLPLLSEPVGQRKKHYIQAKAH; from the exons GTTTTCCATGAGGATGGCATCATCTCTGGCTACCGTTCCCCCTGCAGCTCAGCCATGGACTGCATCTTGAGCCTCTTTCAGCTGACGAATGAGACCCTCAACATCTGGACCCACTTTTTGCCCACCTG GTACTTCTTCTGGAAACTAATAAGCGTGGTGCTGATCCAAACTGCGTGGCAGCACACCTTCACATGGCCTCTGGTGATCTTAATCATTTCCAGCTGCATATATCCACTGGCATCAAGCTGCGCTCACACCTTCAACAGCATGTCGGGACGGGTGCGACACGTGTGCTTCTATTTTGACTATGGAGCCCTTAGTCTCTACAGCCTAG GTTCTGCTGTTGCATATTCTGCTTACGTATTCCCGGACAAATGGGTAAACGGCATCTTCCACCAGTGCTTCATCGCAGTTGCCCTGCTGAATTCCATGATATGCACTGGCTTGGCCTGCTACTCCAG GCTTGGCTtaccatttcttcatcagaatcAAGACGTTGTGAAGAG aTTCTCAGAGTGCCAGAAACCAAGGTTCAGCAAAGTGCTCCGTGTTGTTGCTTTTGCCTACCCTTACCTGTTTGACAGCATTCCACTTTTCTATAGG CTGTTCCTATGTGAAGGGGAATACTGCACAGTCAACAACAGCAATGTCTTCCATTACACCCACATTGCATTGGCTTTCCTCACCGGCTTTCTGTTTGCTACACATTTACCTGAGCGCCTTGCACCTGGCAGCTTTGACTATATTG GTCACAGTCACCAACTTTTCCACGTCTTTGGTGTCCTTGGGACGCAATTCCAAGTGATGGCCATTGAGCGAGACATGCTTTTACGACGTTCCTGGCTTCTCGACCACTCCCTACCCATCACGTTTGCCAACTCAGTGGGAGTAACACTACTTTGTCTGCTGGTCAACCtaatcatcctcctcctcttcagccTACCTCTTCTCAGTGAACCAGTTGGTCAGCGAAAGAAACATTATATACAGGCAAAGGCACATTGA